The Spirochaeta lutea genome includes the window TTACCCAGTCGATGATAATGTTGCAGTCGATATATGTTTTAATCAACAAGATGCTTTTCCATAAGATACTTCTGTTTTATTTGGTCATCATTGATTGTTGTATGAATGATTCCTTTGTATTTGGACGTAATATGAGCATTTAGATCAGAAATGTTTGGTTCTTCATTTTTATAAATAAGTGTTTTGTAAAGTTGTTCAGTGAGTGAACTTAGTGAGGTATTATTTTTTGAAGCATAAATTTTTGCTTTTTCAATAATATCTTCATCTAATCGCAAGGTAAGTTTGGTGGACATAACACACTCCTGACGTCTATATATATAATGTACGTCACTTTCTGTTTTTGTCAACGGTAAAAATAATAAATCAAGATAACA containing:
- a CDS encoding DUF6364 family protein; protein product: CYLDLLFLPLTKTESDVHYIYRRQECVMSTKLTLRLDEDIIEKAKIYASKNNTSLSSLTEQLYKTLIYKNEEPNISDLNAHITSKYKGIIHTTINDDQIKQKYLMEKHLVD